In a genomic window of Demequina muriae:
- the mmsA gene encoding multiple monosaccharide ABC transporter ATP-binding protein, whose amino-acid sequence MARNILEMRKISKTFPGVKALSDVELHVEEGEIHAICGENGAGKSTLMKVLSGVYPHGTYEGDIIYDGEEARFASINESEHAGVVIIHQELALVPHLTVAENIFLGNERRNRVGLIDWNRANHEAKELMDQVGLHENPVTPVGQLGVGKQQLIEIAKALSKDVRLLILDEPTAALNDSDSAHLLELLRTLKKRGITSIMISHKLGEIEAIADRTTIIRDGETIETIDMSEKESTQDRIIRGMVGRDLEHRYPERIDHEIGEELFRVEDWTVHHPTQPGRIVVDGASFNVRAGEVVGIAGLMGAGRTELAMSLFGRTYGSHATGRVFKNGEQIQTRSVSESIRNGIAYATEDRKKYGLNLIEDVRRNISSAALFKLTNRGWVNGNEELKVAEQYRDSMNIKTPSVLQKAGNLSGGNQQKVVLSKWMYTDADVMILDEPTRGIDVGAKFEIYTIVNKLAAEGKGVIVISSELPELLGTCDRIYTLAFGRITGVMDAKDATPEAMMTLMTQERDAATPAGASAEENDS is encoded by the coding sequence ATGGCTCGCAATATTCTGGAGATGCGCAAGATCTCCAAGACGTTTCCGGGCGTGAAGGCGCTGTCCGACGTGGAGCTCCACGTCGAAGAGGGCGAGATTCACGCCATCTGTGGTGAGAACGGAGCCGGCAAGTCGACTCTGATGAAGGTGCTCTCCGGGGTCTACCCGCACGGCACCTACGAGGGCGACATCATCTATGACGGTGAAGAGGCCCGGTTCGCGAGCATCAATGAGTCAGAGCACGCAGGTGTGGTGATCATCCACCAGGAGCTCGCGCTCGTTCCGCACCTCACCGTCGCGGAGAACATCTTCCTCGGCAATGAGCGTCGCAACCGAGTGGGACTCATCGACTGGAACCGCGCCAACCACGAGGCCAAAGAGCTCATGGACCAGGTGGGGCTCCACGAGAACCCCGTCACGCCCGTCGGCCAGCTCGGCGTGGGCAAGCAGCAGCTGATCGAGATCGCCAAGGCGCTGTCCAAGGACGTGCGCCTGCTCATTCTCGACGAGCCCACCGCGGCGCTCAACGACTCTGACTCGGCTCACCTGCTCGAGCTCCTGCGCACGCTGAAGAAGCGCGGCATCACGTCGATCATGATCTCCCACAAGCTGGGCGAGATCGAAGCCATCGCCGACCGCACCACGATCATTCGTGACGGCGAGACGATCGAGACCATCGACATGTCCGAGAAGGAGTCCACTCAGGACCGCATCATCCGCGGCATGGTGGGTCGCGATCTCGAGCACCGCTATCCCGAACGCATCGACCACGAGATCGGCGAGGAACTGTTCCGGGTCGAGGACTGGACCGTGCATCACCCCACCCAGCCGGGTCGCATCGTCGTCGACGGAGCAAGCTTCAATGTCCGCGCCGGCGAAGTGGTCGGCATCGCGGGACTGATGGGCGCCGGCCGCACCGAGCTCGCGATGAGCCTGTTCGGACGTACGTACGGCAGCCACGCCACCGGTCGGGTGTTCAAGAACGGTGAGCAGATCCAGACCCGTTCCGTCTCCGAGTCGATCCGCAATGGCATCGCGTACGCCACCGAGGACCGCAAGAAGTACGGCCTCAACCTCATCGAAGACGTGCGCCGCAACATCTCCTCTGCCGCTCTGTTCAAGCTCACCAACCGGGGCTGGGTCAACGGCAACGAGGAGCTCAAGGTGGCGGAGCAGTACCGCGACTCGATGAACATCAAGACCCCGTCGGTGCTGCAGAAGGCAGGCAACCTGTCCGGCGGCAACCAGCAGAAGGTCGTGCTGAGCAAGTGGATGTACACCGACGCCGACGTGATGATCCTCGATGAGCCCACGCGCGGCATCGACGTGGGCGCCAAGTTCGAGATCTACACGATCGTCAACAAGCTGGCGGCAGAGGGCAAGGGCGTGATCGTCATCTCGTCCGAGCTGCCCGAGCTGCTCGGCACCTGTGACCGCATCTACACGCTGGCCTTCGGGCGCATCACCGGTGTCATGGACGCCAAGGACGCCACGCCAGAAGCAATGATGACTCTGATGACCCAGGAGAGAGACGCTGCGACCCCTGCGGGCGCCAGCGCTGAGGAGAACGACTCATGA
- the mmsB gene encoding multiple monosaccharide ABC transporter permease has protein sequence MTGISNIRELLTRNLRQSGIVVAFVAIIALFTALTDGKLLDPGNLTNIVLQYAHILVLAIGMVIVIIGGHIDLSVGSIAALAGGVAAVLLIKEGQPWYVGVLAAIGVGILAGAWQGFWVAFVGIPAFITTLAGMLLFRGLTFRVLENVSLSPFPTEYGKISNGFQNGLFGGPGYDVFTLVIFAIAVAGYVVGQFRARRAAIAYKQDVAATPLFILKLVAVGAVVMWFAWQLANSRGLPNVLIILAVLVIVYTLVTTRTVFGRHVYAIGGNLTAATLSGVKVKWVNFGIMLNMGFLAGVAGVIFSSRTNGAQPGAGNLFELDAIAAAFIGGAAVTGGVGRVTGAIVGGLIMAVMTNGMQLLGAEQSTQYLVKGMVLLLAVAFDVWNKRRAGAR, from the coding sequence ATGACCGGGATTTCCAACATCCGCGAGCTGTTGACTCGCAACCTTCGCCAGAGCGGCATCGTGGTGGCCTTCGTGGCGATCATCGCGCTGTTCACCGCCCTGACGGACGGCAAGCTGCTCGATCCGGGCAACCTGACGAACATCGTCCTCCAGTACGCGCACATCCTGGTGCTGGCCATCGGCATGGTGATCGTCATCATCGGTGGACACATCGATCTGTCGGTGGGCTCGATCGCGGCTCTCGCCGGAGGCGTCGCCGCAGTGCTGCTGATCAAGGAAGGTCAGCCCTGGTACGTGGGTGTGCTCGCGGCCATCGGCGTGGGCATCCTGGCGGGTGCGTGGCAAGGCTTCTGGGTGGCCTTCGTGGGCATCCCCGCCTTCATCACCACCCTGGCCGGCATGCTGCTGTTCCGAGGCCTCACGTTCCGCGTCCTCGAGAACGTCTCGCTGTCGCCGTTCCCGACCGAGTACGGCAAGATCTCCAACGGGTTCCAGAACGGGCTCTTCGGCGGACCAGGCTATGACGTCTTCACGCTGGTGATCTTCGCGATCGCCGTCGCGGGCTACGTCGTCGGTCAGTTCCGCGCCCGCCGCGCCGCGATCGCGTACAAGCAGGATGTCGCGGCGACGCCGCTGTTCATCCTGAAGCTGGTCGCCGTCGGCGCGGTCGTCATGTGGTTCGCCTGGCAGCTCGCCAACTCGCGCGGTCTTCCGAACGTGCTGATCATCCTGGCCGTCCTCGTGATCGTCTACACGCTGGTGACCACTCGCACGGTGTTCGGCCGCCACGTCTACGCGATCGGTGGCAACCTGACCGCCGCGACGCTCTCCGGCGTCAAGGTCAAGTGGGTCAACTTCGGCATCATGCTGAACATGGGATTCCTCGCCGGTGTGGCGGGCGTGATCTTCTCGTCCCGCACCAACGGCGCACAGCCGGGAGCCGGCAACCTGTTCGAGCTCGACGCGATCGCCGCCGCGTTCATCGGTGGCGCTGCCGTCACCGGTGGTGTGGGCCGCGTGACCGGTGCGATCGTCGGTGGTCTGATCATGGCCGTGATGACCAACGGCATGCAGCTCCTCGGAGCCGAGCAGTCCACCCAGTACCTCGTCAAGGGCATGGTGCTGCTGCTGGCAGTCGCCTTCGACGTGTGGAACAAGCGCCGCGCAGGAGCCCGCTAG
- a CDS encoding DUF1232 domain-containing protein, with product MWWRFFQAVRRGEHKLSPVTWLTAIAAVIYTIVPVDLVPELFLGPLGLVDDLGFWGVVVMLATREKNAWEVQQHRGARVVDV from the coding sequence ATGTGGTGGAGGTTCTTCCAGGCCGTGCGCCGTGGCGAGCACAAGCTGTCGCCAGTGACGTGGCTCACCGCGATCGCCGCGGTGATCTACACGATCGTCCCCGTCGACCTCGTCCCCGAACTGTTCCTGGGCCCGTTGGGCCTCGTGGATGACCTGGGGTTCTGGGGCGTGGTCGTGATGCTCGCCACCCGCGAGAAGAACGCGTGGGAGGTCCAACAGCACCGCGGGGCCAGGGTCGTCGACGTCTGA
- a CDS encoding glycoside hydrolase family 35 protein, with protein MTARTFTIGDEHFELDGQPIQIISGAMHYFRVHPDLWEDRLIKARQLGLNTIETYVAWNFHSREHGDFRTDGQRDLGRFIDLAAAQGLHVIVRPGPYICAEWRSGGLPDWLLAMPGIGLRRSEPRYLEAVSEYYAQVLEIVAPRLITRGGPVISLQIENEYGAYGDDADYLRRLTSQVRDAGVDVPLLTCDQANDEMLERGGLPELHRTATFGSRPTERLATLRRHQPRGPLMCMEFWDGWFDSWGRPHHITAPDEAAAELDTLLTAGASVNLYMFHGGTNAGTWNGANHKGTYLPITTSYDYDAPLAEDGTPTAKYWAFREVIARHAEARDSVPAARQDAPEHEVHLHRAHRWEDILDQCGPRVPVQGEPSLDALGGGITLAEFQTEVRADDALVLVDDVRDRAAASLDGMSIGELDRTSGRLALPLPRASGTLSLLLEDRGRVNYGPRIGELKGIHAPRTRTRSLEEWTATAVPLDDLPARMAAVSPCELAADAPVVGPVLVAGAIETEAGRDHFLRLDGFTRGFVWINGVLVGRYSSEPPTRTLYVPGPLVRGSGDEVTVLELHTAARPSVRFVARPDLGHVDE; from the coding sequence TTGACTGCACGGACGTTCACCATCGGCGACGAGCACTTCGAGCTCGACGGCCAGCCGATCCAGATCATCTCGGGGGCCATGCACTATTTCCGCGTGCATCCCGACTTGTGGGAGGACCGGCTCATCAAGGCCCGCCAATTGGGCCTCAACACCATCGAGACGTACGTCGCGTGGAACTTCCACAGCCGTGAGCACGGCGATTTCCGCACCGATGGGCAGCGCGACCTGGGGAGGTTCATCGACCTCGCCGCGGCGCAGGGCCTGCACGTGATCGTGCGCCCGGGCCCCTACATCTGCGCCGAATGGCGATCCGGCGGTCTCCCCGATTGGCTGCTCGCCATGCCGGGAATCGGACTGCGCCGGTCGGAGCCGCGATACCTCGAGGCGGTGTCCGAGTACTACGCACAGGTGCTGGAGATCGTGGCCCCGCGGCTGATCACCAGAGGTGGGCCCGTCATCTCGCTTCAGATCGAGAACGAGTACGGCGCCTACGGGGATGACGCCGACTACCTGCGGCGACTGACGTCACAGGTGCGGGACGCGGGGGTCGACGTGCCGCTGCTGACGTGCGACCAGGCGAATGACGAGATGCTCGAGCGCGGGGGACTTCCCGAGCTCCACAGGACCGCCACCTTCGGCTCGCGGCCGACCGAGCGCCTCGCCACCCTGCGGCGCCACCAGCCCCGTGGGCCCCTCATGTGCATGGAGTTCTGGGACGGCTGGTTCGACAGCTGGGGGCGCCCTCACCACATCACCGCGCCCGACGAGGCGGCGGCGGAGCTGGACACGCTCCTGACTGCCGGGGCATCGGTGAACCTCTACATGTTCCACGGAGGCACGAACGCCGGGACCTGGAACGGCGCGAACCACAAGGGCACCTACCTCCCCATCACCACGTCATACGACTACGACGCCCCCCTTGCTGAGGACGGCACGCCCACGGCCAAGTACTGGGCGTTCCGCGAGGTCATCGCCCGGCATGCGGAGGCTCGCGACAGCGTGCCGGCGGCCCGTCAGGACGCGCCCGAGCACGAGGTCCATCTGCACCGTGCGCACCGGTGGGAGGACATCCTCGACCAGTGCGGCCCGCGCGTCCCAGTCCAGGGCGAACCCTCGCTGGACGCCCTCGGGGGAGGCATCACGCTGGCGGAGTTCCAGACCGAGGTGCGTGCCGACGATGCCCTGGTGCTGGTCGACGACGTCCGTGACCGCGCGGCTGCGAGCCTCGATGGCATGAGCATCGGCGAACTGGACCGCACCTCGGGGCGCCTCGCGCTTCCCCTTCCCCGCGCATCGGGCACGCTGTCGCTGCTGCTCGAGGACCGTGGCCGTGTCAACTATGGCCCGCGCATCGGCGAGCTCAAGGGCATTCACGCTCCGCGGACGCGCACCCGTTCCCTCGAGGAATGGACCGCCACGGCGGTGCCGCTCGACGACCTGCCGGCGCGCATGGCTGCGGTCTCGCCCTGTGAGCTCGCGGCCGATGCGCCGGTGGTGGGCCCGGTCCTCGTGGCGGGGGCCATCGAGACGGAAGCAGGCCGAGATCACTTCCTGAGGCTTGACGGCTTCACGCGAGGGTTCGTGTGGATCAACGGAGTGCTCGTGGGGCGGTACTCGAGCGAGCCGCCCACGCGGACGTTGTATGTGCCAGGGCCGCTCGTGCGCGGCTCCGGCGATGAGGTGACCGTGCTGGAGCTCCACACGGCAGCACGGCCCTCCGTGCGGTTCGTCGCCAGGCCCGATCTGGGGCATGTGGACGAGTAG
- a CDS encoding LacI family DNA-binding transcriptional regulator, with amino-acid sequence MSSPRGPSMHDVAARAGVSHQTVSRVLNDFPGIRPATRERVQAAIVELGYRRNLSARALVTGRTQTIGMIGPQVPDIGPLSTLHSIEVSARAVGLHTLMTSADATSESVTQAVEFLVGRGVDGIALVAQQQSIADAVRALRIPIPVVHLLTGGEPRGEAASIDQRAGARLALEHLIALGHTRIQHVTGPPTYTESQLRRDEYLNVVAEHRLARLDMLEGDWTADSGYAAGVRLDPTATAVFCANDQMAFGVIHALADAGRSVPRDVSVVGFDDTSEARHSLPPLTTVRQDFAAVGRLAVDLIVARLEGSDTSATRQLEPELVVRDTTARVSD; translated from the coding sequence GTGAGCAGTCCGCGTGGGCCGAGCATGCACGACGTCGCCGCGCGCGCCGGCGTCTCGCATCAGACTGTCTCGCGCGTGCTCAACGACTTTCCCGGCATCCGCCCGGCGACCCGCGAGCGAGTCCAGGCCGCGATCGTGGAGCTGGGCTACCGGCGCAATCTCTCCGCCCGCGCGCTGGTGACGGGGCGCACGCAGACCATCGGCATGATCGGCCCCCAGGTCCCCGACATCGGCCCGCTGTCCACGCTCCACTCGATCGAGGTCTCGGCACGCGCGGTGGGGCTCCACACGCTGATGACGAGCGCGGATGCCACGAGCGAGAGCGTCACCCAGGCGGTGGAGTTCCTCGTCGGGCGCGGCGTCGACGGCATCGCGCTCGTGGCGCAGCAGCAGTCCATCGCCGATGCGGTGCGGGCGCTGCGCATCCCCATTCCCGTCGTCCATCTCCTCACCGGCGGCGAGCCGCGAGGGGAGGCGGCGTCGATCGACCAGCGCGCAGGAGCCAGGCTGGCCCTGGAACACCTGATCGCCTTGGGCCACACCCGCATTCAGCATGTGACGGGGCCGCCCACCTACACCGAGTCCCAGCTGCGTCGCGATGAGTATCTCAATGTGGTCGCCGAGCACCGCCTCGCGCGACTCGACATGCTCGAGGGCGATTGGACCGCGGATTCGGGCTACGCGGCGGGGGTGCGCCTCGACCCGACCGCGACGGCCGTGTTCTGCGCCAACGACCAGATGGCGTTCGGGGTGATCCACGCGCTTGCCGATGCGGGGAGGAGCGTGCCGCGAGATGTCTCCGTCGTGGGATTCGACGACACCTCCGAGGCCCGCCACAGCCTCCCGCCGCTGACGACCGTGCGACAGGACTTCGCTGCGGTGGGACGCCTCGCGGTCGACCTCATCGTCGCCCGGTTGGAAGGCTCGGACACGTCTGCCACGCGGCAGCTTGAGCCTGAGCTGGTGGTGCGCGACACCACCGCACGGGTGTCGGATTAG
- a CDS encoding beta-class carbonic anhydrase: protein MSIADELIQNNATYAESYLPDRPLPPRRKLAVVACMDSRLDTFAMLGLEVGDAHVMRNAGGVITDDMIRSLVISQRKLGTREIILIHHTDCGALTFTDDELRNELLDETGLKPTWSPESFKDLDADLRQSIARLRNNPFLVDASQVRGFVFDVHSGLLREVV, encoded by the coding sequence ATGAGCATCGCCGACGAGCTGATCCAGAACAACGCGACCTACGCGGAGTCCTACCTTCCCGACCGTCCGCTGCCCCCGCGCCGCAAGCTGGCGGTCGTCGCGTGCATGGACTCCCGCCTCGACACCTTCGCGATGCTCGGGCTCGAGGTGGGCGACGCGCACGTGATGCGGAACGCTGGCGGAGTCATCACCGACGACATGATCCGTTCGCTGGTGATCTCGCAGCGCAAGCTCGGCACGCGCGAGATCATCCTCATCCACCACACGGACTGCGGCGCGCTGACGTTCACCGACGACGAGCTGCGCAACGAGCTCCTCGACGAGACCGGCCTCAAGCCCACGTGGTCGCCCGAGTCCTTCAAGGACCTCGACGCGGACCTGCGCCAGTCCATCGCGCGCCTGCGCAACAACCCGTTCCTGGTGGACGCGTCCCAGGTGCGCGGCTTCGTGTTCGACGTGCACTCGGGGCTGCTGCGCGAGGTCGTCTAG
- a CDS encoding GyrI-like domain-containing protein, producing MAEFRVEWRKAVDYIALPVHTTMAELPARVGPAIDELEAYLDQRGAEPIGAGLFRYRSVSAEAPFTVEVGQAVANVPRVRDRYVVGRLDEGRYAVATQRGPYAWIGGLTQELMEWGDVQGLDFAVTPGEGTRPDEWACWYEDYANDTVEGPVGLEGTVDVCLRLRE from the coding sequence ATGGCCGAGTTCAGGGTCGAGTGGCGCAAGGCCGTCGACTACATCGCGCTGCCGGTGCACACCACCATGGCGGAGCTGCCGGCGCGCGTGGGCCCGGCGATCGACGAGCTTGAGGCATACCTCGATCAACGCGGCGCCGAGCCCATCGGAGCAGGACTGTTCCGCTACCGCTCCGTGTCGGCCGAGGCTCCCTTCACCGTGGAGGTGGGCCAGGCGGTGGCCAACGTGCCGCGCGTCCGGGACCGCTACGTGGTGGGCCGCCTCGACGAGGGCCGGTATGCCGTGGCGACGCAGCGCGGCCCTTACGCATGGATCGGCGGCCTCACCCAGGAGCTCATGGAGTGGGGCGACGTGCAGGGCCTCGACTTCGCGGTCACACCCGGAGAAGGCACCCGCCCCGACGAGTGGGCGTGCTGGTACGAGGACTACGCCAACGACACGGTCGAGGGGCCCGTCGGCCTCGAAGGCACCGTCGACGTCTGTCTGCGGCTCCGGGAGTAG
- a CDS encoding flavodoxin family protein has protein sequence MSDTTAHDFTGLKAVFVNTTLKPSPALSHTQGLMEDAIAIMESQGVEVDQIRLVDYDVAPGVNPDMREDVPGGNQDADDWPELSERILGADILVIGSPIWLGEKSSVATRLIERLYGLSGETNDRGQSLFYGRTGGVIVTGNEDGAKHISMNLIYSLQHLGYAIPPNADAAWIGAVGPGPSYLDEGSGGPETEFTQKNITFMAWNLMHMAAWLKASGGFPEGGNSVEAWSSGEHFGHPNPEYRSS, from the coding sequence ATGTCCGACACGACCGCGCACGACTTCACCGGCCTCAAGGCCGTCTTCGTCAACACCACCCTGAAGCCGAGCCCCGCGCTCAGCCACACCCAGGGCCTGATGGAGGACGCCATCGCCATCATGGAGAGCCAAGGCGTGGAGGTGGACCAGATCCGCCTGGTCGACTACGACGTCGCCCCTGGGGTGAACCCCGACATGCGCGAGGACGTCCCGGGCGGCAATCAGGACGCAGACGATTGGCCGGAACTGTCCGAGCGCATTCTCGGCGCGGACATCCTCGTGATCGGCTCGCCCATCTGGCTGGGCGAGAAGTCCTCGGTCGCGACGCGCCTCATCGAGCGGCTCTACGGCCTCTCGGGCGAGACCAACGACCGCGGCCAGTCCCTGTTCTACGGCCGCACCGGGGGCGTGATCGTGACGGGCAACGAGGACGGAGCGAAGCACATCTCGATGAACCTGATCTACTCGCTGCAGCACCTCGGCTACGCGATCCCGCCCAACGCCGATGCGGCGTGGATAGGCGCCGTCGGCCCGGGCCCGTCCTACTTGGACGAGGGCAGCGGCGGACCGGAGACCGAGTTCACCCAGAAGAACATCACCTTCATGGCGTGGAACCTGATGCACATGGCGGCATGGCTCAAGGCGAGCGGAGGCTTCCCCGAGGGCGGCAACTCGGTGGAGGCGTGGAGCTCCGGCGAGCACTTCGGCCACCCCAACCCCGAGTACCGCTCGAGCTAG
- the chvE gene encoding multiple monosaccharide ABC transporter substrate-binding protein: MKAKKFFAAAAGAAMAFTLAACSGGGAGSTEEPTDGSTAGGGEVSEGGLVGVAMPTQTSERWIADGEAVESGLTELGYEVELQFANDDIPTQSQQIDQMITNGVEALIIAAIDGTALAPQLEAAAAADIPVISYDRLIRDSENVDFYVTFDNYNVGVQQATSLLVGLGVLNADGSEGDAEGPFNIELFAGSLDDNNAHFFYAGAMDTLEPYMEDGTLTVPSNQTDIEQTNILRWQQETAQKRMEDLLTSTYTGGDTELHGVLSPYDGLSRGIITALQNAGYGPSIADGLPVVSGQDAEIASVKLIADGVQFSTIFKDTRKLAAEAVTATDAYLSGGEPTANDTETYDNGVKVVPSFLLESDIIYTDNIQELLVDSGYWTAEEVESGVAE; this comes from the coding sequence ATGAAGGCTAAGAAGTTCTTTGCCGCAGCCGCAGGCGCCGCCATGGCGTTCACGTTGGCTGCATGCAGCGGTGGTGGTGCTGGCAGCACCGAAGAGCCCACCGATGGTTCGACCGCCGGTGGCGGCGAGGTGTCCGAGGGCGGCCTGGTCGGCGTCGCGATGCCTACTCAGACCTCTGAGCGCTGGATCGCCGATGGCGAGGCAGTCGAGTCGGGGCTCACGGAGCTCGGCTACGAGGTCGAGCTGCAGTTCGCCAACGACGACATCCCCACGCAGTCGCAGCAGATCGACCAGATGATCACCAACGGCGTCGAGGCGCTCATCATCGCGGCGATCGACGGCACGGCGCTCGCGCCGCAGCTCGAGGCGGCAGCGGCAGCCGACATCCCGGTCATCTCGTATGACCGCCTGATCCGCGACTCCGAGAACGTCGACTTCTACGTCACGTTCGACAACTACAACGTCGGCGTGCAGCAGGCGACCTCGCTTCTCGTGGGACTGGGCGTGCTGAACGCTGATGGTTCTGAGGGAGACGCTGAGGGACCGTTCAACATCGAGTTGTTCGCGGGATCGCTGGACGACAACAATGCGCACTTCTTCTACGCGGGCGCGATGGACACCCTCGAGCCCTACATGGAGGACGGCACCCTGACGGTCCCGTCGAACCAGACGGACATCGAGCAGACCAACATCCTGCGCTGGCAGCAGGAGACCGCGCAGAAGCGCATGGAGGACCTGCTGACGTCGACCTACACGGGCGGCGACACCGAGCTCCACGGCGTGCTGTCACCGTACGACGGCCTGTCGCGCGGCATCATCACCGCCCTGCAGAACGCCGGATACGGCCCCTCGATCGCTGACGGCCTCCCGGTCGTCTCCGGCCAGGACGCCGAGATCGCATCGGTCAAGCTCATTGCGGATGGCGTGCAGTTCTCGACCATCTTCAAGGACACCCGCAAGCTCGCAGCCGAGGCCGTCACGGCCACGGACGCGTACCTCTCCGGTGGCGAGCCGACGGCCAACGACACCGAGACCTACGACAACGGTGTGAAGGTCGTGCCGTCGTTCCTTCTCGAGTCCGACATCATCTACACGGACAACATCCAGGAACTGCTCGTTGACTCGGGCTACTGGACCGCGGAAGAGGTCGAGTCGGGCGTGGCCGAGTAA
- a CDS encoding SDR family NAD(P)-dependent oxidoreductase, translating into MSRIFITGSSQGIGAECARQLLDLGHEVILHARDDDRASAALAANPGATAVLTGDLASIEQTTALAAAANEQGPYDAIIHNAGLGGDAPERVTTADGIERIYQVNVVAPYLLTALMPVAKRMIYLTSGLEANGHWHPYDLQGSTREWNGMQAYSDSKLQLSMLAIEIAALNPDSAVNVVDPGWIRTRMGGAEAWDPVELGAETQVWLADSDEPDATTTGRYLKRREQLEPNPTVRDAEARDALVYELIKVTGVVLP; encoded by the coding sequence ATGTCACGCATCTTCATCACCGGATCCTCCCAGGGCATCGGCGCCGAGTGCGCCCGCCAGCTTCTCGATCTCGGCCACGAGGTCATCCTCCACGCTCGCGACGACGACCGGGCCTCCGCCGCGCTCGCCGCGAACCCTGGCGCCACGGCAGTTCTCACCGGCGACCTGGCGAGCATCGAGCAGACGACGGCGCTCGCCGCCGCCGCGAACGAGCAGGGGCCCTACGACGCGATCATTCACAACGCGGGGCTCGGTGGTGACGCTCCCGAACGCGTCACCACCGCAGATGGCATCGAGCGCATCTACCAGGTCAATGTGGTGGCTCCCTACCTTCTGACTGCCCTCATGCCGGTCGCGAAGCGCATGATCTATCTGACGTCCGGGCTCGAGGCGAATGGTCACTGGCACCCGTACGACCTCCAGGGCTCCACCCGCGAGTGGAACGGCATGCAGGCCTACTCGGATTCCAAGCTGCAGCTGTCGATGCTCGCGATCGAGATTGCGGCGCTCAACCCGGACTCTGCAGTCAACGTCGTCGACCCCGGCTGGATCCGCACCCGCATGGGCGGGGCCGAGGCGTGGGACCCCGTCGAGCTCGGCGCCGAGACCCAAGTGTGGCTCGCTGACTCCGACGAGCCGGACGCGACCACGACCGGCCGCTACCTCAAGCGTCGCGAGCAGCTCGAGCCAAACCCGACGGTCCGGGACGCCGAGGCGCGAGACGCCCTTGTCTACGAGCTCATCAAGGTGACAGGCGTGGTGCTTCCCTAG